gcttggactgagcgggaggctaaacccgaggaccgccatgtttacgtttttatgcaaatgttaaaTTACTCGGATTTTTATGTTTGATGGGAATTACTTTGAGCAATTATTTTGTGAAGCAAATTTTACTAGTTGATGTTTTGAACAACCATATCTTACGGGAGACTTGGTTGTGTTATTTTATGGCAAAcgttgaaaattattttatgtttaagaaaattattaaatttttccgcaaatttttttAGTTGTAAAAGTATGGTACGTTACAGGTAACATGTACACTTGAAGAGCAAAGAACGTTATTGGAGGCACCAGAAGGGTTTCTGACGTAGACAATCTCACGCTCAAGTCAGTAGAATATTCGCGCAAAGGAAAGTATTATATAGATAATATAAAGTGGGTGCTTGTGAAATGTTTTGTGAAACCCCCCATCAATGATCGAGCAAACATGAATATttttaagaagaaaaataatgaTGATGACCTTGTTTTCAGTGCTCAATCACTTCTCATGATCAGACAGTTGCCCATATTCTGTCATCTGACAATGTTATGATTGACAACTCATACTGCTCCTAGTCTTTTCATATCGTCCCTATGtgtgttgattgatatactaACTATTTCTCGGCACGGTGATCCATATTTGTGGGCCCAGATCGATACTTGTCCCGAGATGCTCATGCAGTGGTCATGATGTAAGAGCACAAACATGGTCTTTTATATATTATCTTAGCCTCCTTACTCAAGCCGGGATAGACTAAGAGACTGGGCTTGTATAGATATGTGTTGGTCTAATATGTTTCCCTATTTATTGCATACTTAGAGATGGTCTATATAAGAATACTTTCTTTGCCCGAGCTGGTTCTTCTCCTGGTAACCCCAAGCTCCCGATTCTTAATCTAACCGAGTTTGATGATGACTCGGGCTCTTTCCAGGGCATCAAAAGAGTACAAAATAATGATGTGTTTGGTAAATCAAAAGGTCATGGTCTAACGGGTCCTTTTTTCGCATTCCTGTGGGCGCCTCATCCAATTGAGACTTGGAAAGCAGCTAGGGACTTAAAGTATCAATCCTCTCTCCAAAACTAGAAATTGAAAGAGGGGAATTAAGGGATAATAGTCGAAGGCGGACTAGGAGCTCTAAAGGGCATTACCTCTGCTATAATTGACGGTCCTAGTTCTGTTACAATAAGAGATGTTGCTAGAATAAGCAGTTGATATTCTTATTACAGTCGAAGAACCAACTGTGTATCATCTACATTGAGAATTCAAGTATTGTATACGTCATTAACCCGATCATTTGTAAGAACTAGTGGTAATGACGAacttgaaaaatattataaaatgattTCTTTCATTCTAAATTCCAAATAATTTGATTAAGGGTCGATCTCATAActcatataaaataatataaaatataaactcGTGGtacaaaaaattaatcatgtattaAGGTTGAACTAGGGAAGTCTAACATGTGAAAATTATTCTTAATATATAAAAGGTTAAACTAAAGATCTCCCACAATGAAGGTTGAGCTGATGAACTTAAACATGTAAAGATCGAATACATTTAAGAATGGGTAAGACCGGAGGAAACTTTAACATGTAAAGTTAGAACGATGATTGTTGAAAAATTCAACTGTGTGAATAAAAGTAACAATATCCTCAAAATCTTTAAGGAATTACCATTAAAATTGACATAATCGTTGAATTGGGATCCATAGCGTCCAAGACTGGGTAGAACTGCATGTTTGAATGAAAAAGATTGCATTCTCTAACTGCATTATTTAAATAAGCAACTCTTTAATAGCAGGAGAATTGGTACACAACATTAACATCTTGGCATTGAATCCATCCAAGAATGGAGTGGCAGTATCTTACAATGGCTCCCTGTCACTAATTACACGAAGTGAATTTGACACGGCTTCCTCCATGTAAGCGActctatatataatatatacatggTTGTATGGACATATGTTACACACAAAAACACCCTGAAGCATCCAAAAAGAGCCAATTCTCAggtgtatcttattttcatttcATTACCACCTCCTCTCCATGTACGTCTTTTCTTTTCAGTTTCAGAGATTTCTGTCGATGCACCTGCTTAGAGTCAGGGTCCACGAGCAGCAACCGTGACATAACATAGGATAAAAGCTCCTCGCGATGTGAGAATGTGAAGTCCAAGTGTGCATACTCGAACTCGCTGAATGAAACATCGATTCCAGCATCTTTCATCAACCTGAAGTGTTTTCGTACCATAGAAGGCTTGACCACTTTGTCTTTCCTGCCTGCAACAAGATCGACAGGAATGTCGATAAGCCTATAGCATTCTcccaagtccaatggctcgggAGAGCCATAAACATCCATATTGGAGGCAGCACTACCATAATCGAACATTGTGAACTTTCCTGAACGTTTCATTTGTGCCAGATGAAGTGCCACTCGAAATGCAACCCCGGGCATGTCATCCATATTGTAGTGTGGCAAACCTAAGACTCCAACCCAGTTCGAACTGTCCCCACCAACAACATAACTCATTAGAGTTTGTACCAATCCCCCAACCGCAGGTAAGTTGTGGAAGTCACGAGCCAATTTATTCAGTAACATACGAAAAAATCGAGTGGGAATGTAGAAAGCTGGCAAGAAAGGTGCTAAGAGGGGGGCAAACAAAAGAAACAGGCTCTCTACTGCTGAGAACACGAGTGTAGAATCATGGTGAAAGCCAGCTGGTGAAAGGAGAATCAGCCTTGAAAGTCGGTGGGGCTTCTCCTCGATCCTTCGTGTTAGAACATACATTAGAATACCCGCTCCTCCAAGGCTGTGACAAATTGCACAAATTTTGTAAGGTTGATTGGTATTGTTTTCTTCCTCCACAATAGATTCGCTGGAATTCAATTCTGAGATCTTAATTTCATGTATCTTCTCTATCATTGCAGGTATATCTTCAATCCCATGTTCATTTATCGAATATGTCCAATACCTACATCAAATGCAATCAATGGGTATGACTGAATTTAAGAGACAAAGGAGGTCCGATACAAATCTTTAGATATGTCACACAAATAAAGGTTTGATTTATTACGATGATCTTTCTTTCATAAAATGCAGACTTCATGACAAAATCTGATGGAGATAAATCCATCAATTTCTTTAGAAATTTTTCTAATATTAAAAAGAGATTAAATCTCTTATAGGAACGAGAAATCAGGCTCTTACTGTCGCGATGAGATACTTTTATCGACGTGCTCTCTTGAAACCAACCCGCGAAAATTTCCAAGAAAAACATCATACCCTGGAAATGGAAGAAGGAAATTCATCAGTTAATTCTATAATCAAAAGTTAATGGACCAAGTTGTTAATCTTCAACCATGCAATTATTACCGCAGGTAGTGAGATGAGATGCTGTACAAACCTTGATCAAAAGCTGCAAAGGCTGGAGAACCAATCACCCCATTTGACACCCACCTATCAAAAAGCTACTCACGTGAGAGCACATCCAAAGAAGTTACAAATAGCAAGAATGTAATATAATAGGACTGGATGTGCTCAACATGGGGAACAAGGAAAGACTCCATAAACCACAATGAAATGCATTACGCTAGTAGAAGGTTATGAAGAAGCGAGAACTACTGATAAAATATGAGAAACAGGAGATTAACAAATGTGTTCCTTCGTAACCAAAATAACTAAAATGTCAGGACTCAGGATTGAGTTTGGTCCAACAATAAAACCCAAGCATATCATCAGATCAATTGGTCACCAGAAAAATAAACGAGTAAGAAGCTTTGCTGGTAGTGTCTTTGTGCGAAGGGAAACTACCATTACTAAATGGCCCTGTGAGAACAACCAAGCCAGAAGAGATTCCATTCACAACCACAAAAAAGTGGCCACCATAACTTTCCATTCCCAGAATGTTTACACCAGTTCTACCTAAAAATTCAGTCTGTGGTTCTGGAACTAAAAGAAGCACATGTATCTAAGCTTCAGTCTTTTCTTCCTAGCTCACAAAAGGTTTGGTGATTCACCTTTCTCTTGTGGAGAAGCAACTCCATCCCCCAAAATACAGTGCAGCAACCAGATAATAGAATCAGAAATGAGATGTGCGTGCGACTTGCTGCATGTTAGGGTCTTAAGGTTACAAGGCCAGGCTGATTAGTCAAGGGAGTTATATTGTTATGGGCCTCAATAAGAAATGCAGACAGATATTGAAATGGAATATAAACCGAATGTATTCTGATGAAATAAGAGGAACTcaaagagaattgtctctgtaCAACCCTAGTTTACGCTCGTACATGGCACTCCAGAAAAGGAAAATAATCTCCCCCTTAACTCTAACCAAGTCGTAGCTATTATACTTCCCTTTTCCTTTCCTCTTCCCCAAATCTGTACTTCTAGAAACCTCTTAATGACTAACGAGTGACTTTGGCCCAATTTATTGAGACCCACAATATCACTCCCTTGATTAATCAGGCCCCATAACCTTAAGACCCTAACATTGCACCTTTTGACACATCTAAGTCAGAAAATTTTACATGTGACTTGACCCAAGAAAATAAAGCAGACAGTTGAATGAACTAGATCAAACTTATCCACAGATCAATGTTTTCAGTCATGGACAACGAAAAGGTAACAAATACTCAGAGAGCTATAGATTAATTAGCAGGCTTAAAAAAAGGAATTTTTATGATCAAAGCAACAAAGGCCAAAGGGTCAAATTTTGGAGCTAAGATAAGTTCCACAGGCGATTGGACTCATTTAAATAGAAAGAATTCCACAATTCTATAACATCATAGATCTAGAGAGTAATTTGCAATTATGACAAATTGATGATATTACTGAAGCAACATCAATGTCGCAATGCAATACGATTTCAACAGTGAACACATCATATTAACGTAATTAGGAAGGCCCAACCAATGACAAGTAAAGCGATAATAGAACTGTTGGTATACAAATTTGGTTTCTCGTTCCTCAGAGAAGTTgaggaaaaaaaacaaaagttaCGACTGCACCCATTTTCCACTACCAACATACTCACCCCATGGATGAATCTAATATTCCATGCTGCAGATAGACTACTTTTCGAGCATCTCTCCTGCAACAGCCATTTCAAGCATCAAATTGCAACTTCACCAAATAACCTACAACTTGTGTTACAACAACAAAACATGAAATAACCCAGCTTCCATTTATCAACACAACCTCGGGATTCTTTCCAAAAGAAGAACATAACCATCAGCAGTAACCACACTAATAGATTCATATGGATACCTGAAAAAGATCAGACATCCAAAAGCTTATTTAGGTGCGCAGATAAACATGAAAATGCGCAAAACAAGTTGAAATATGAGCTCAAGTAAATGTGATGAGTTTTAAGAAGAAAAAGAGGAGGCAAGCTAGAGAAGGACACCAGATTCAAGTCCTACTGTATTAGCTTGACTTTAGCTATTTAAAAGATGTAAGACTGAACATCTAGACAGATAGATTAACTTGTTTCTTGACAACATCTCCCAGCAAAATCACCCCATCTATTAAGATAATTCATAAACCACCTCAAGTGCATCAAGATTTTGTCATTCTCTCAGCCAATAAGAATCGTAAAAACCAATGAAAATGCTGTGTTTTTATTGCCTAACTTGAGAAGAAGGTAAGATCTCCGCTAAAAAATCATCCATGTGAAATTCCTAAATTAAATATTCCACAACTCCTCGAAAATagattttaaaaaatgtaaTTCCGTTAGAATATCTAATTTCTGTGAAATCAGGTCGAGAAATGAGTCTCAAACAGATAAAATTTAAGTCAAAGTCCACTTACCCAAGCTCTGTTATTACATCTCGACATGTCCGAGCATCTGTATTGAGGGAGTTGCGGAAAGTTGTCCTCCTTTCTATGGGAGCTGGATCATTATCTGAGAGAACGGCTGCAGAGACAGAGATGCCCAATCCATCACCAGAATTATCTTCACTTTCGCTGCCTCTAGAAGATAACCATATAAATACCCTTCTGATGGTGTCCACAGGCGCTAGAAGGCAATGGGCTGCCTTGTGAACATTACCAAATATAGATTCAATGAAGATCTCTGTACCAAGGTGTAGATCCTAAAAAACATACATATAGGTCAGTATTCATGTATTGATTACCTAAATAAAGACAGTCTAGAAACTAAACAGTTTTACAATG
This is a stretch of genomic DNA from Primulina eburnea isolate SZY01 chromosome 11, ASM2296580v1, whole genome shotgun sequence. It encodes these proteins:
- the LOC140805791 gene encoding uncharacterized protein isoform X2, encoding MSALLLAILPGKTSILEGMQGWELRPTFRGPRLPRWMENGASSFNQFIHQLSIDSDTSSSVDYSSGGEDSDIIYPGSPLSQSSRISRESSFPQIVDRRRHWVRLVLSWLLLPLRVLLGIPQNLFNMAYRRASKTPVKARNHRPLTVHSPRRLQSLKDHVVQRATDRRRSVVEDLHLGTEIFIESIFGNVHKAAHCLLAPVDTIRRVFIWLSSRGSESEDNSGDGLGISVSAAVLSDNDPAPIERRTTFRNSLNTDARTCRDVITELGYPYESISVVTADGYVLLLERIPRRDARKVVYLQHGILDSSMGWVSNGVIGSPAFAAFDQGYDVFLGNFRGLVSREHVDKSISSRQYWTYSINEHGIEDIPAMIEKIHEIKISELNSSESIVEEENNTNQPYKICAICHSLGGAGILMYVLTRRIEEKPHRLSRLILLSPAGFHHDSTLVFSAVESLFLLFAPLLAPFLPAFYIPTRFFRMLLNKLARDFHNLPAVGGLVQTLMSYVVGGDSSNWVGVLGLPHYNMDDMPGVAFRVALHLAQMKRSGKFTMFDYGSAASNMDVYGSPEPLDLGECYRLIDIPVDLVAGRKDKVVKPSMVRKHFRLMKDAGIDVSFSEFEYAHLDFTFSHREELLSYVMSRLLLVDPDSKQVHRQKSLKLKRKDVHGEEVVMK
- the LOC140805791 gene encoding uncharacterized protein isoform X1, translating into MQRIVDNVIAVTKESVKTFTYESVNNIVRLINGMSALLLAILPGKTSILEGMQGWELRPTFRGPRLPRWMENGASSFNQFIHQLSIDSDTSSSVDYSSGGEDSDIIYPGSPLSQSSRISRESSFPQIVDRRRHWVRLVLSWLLLPLRVLLGIPQNLFNMAYRRASKTPVKARNHRPLTVHSPRRLQSLKDHVVQRATDRRRSVVEDLHLGTEIFIESIFGNVHKAAHCLLAPVDTIRRVFIWLSSRGSESEDNSGDGLGISVSAAVLSDNDPAPIERRTTFRNSLNTDARTCRDVITELGYPYESISVVTADGYVLLLERIPRRDARKVVYLQHGILDSSMGWVSNGVIGSPAFAAFDQGYDVFLGNFRGLVSREHVDKSISSRQYWTYSINEHGIEDIPAMIEKIHEIKISELNSSESIVEEENNTNQPYKICAICHSLGGAGILMYVLTRRIEEKPHRLSRLILLSPAGFHHDSTLVFSAVESLFLLFAPLLAPFLPAFYIPTRFFRMLLNKLARDFHNLPAVGGLVQTLMSYVVGGDSSNWVGVLGLPHYNMDDMPGVAFRVALHLAQMKRSGKFTMFDYGSAASNMDVYGSPEPLDLGECYRLIDIPVDLVAGRKDKVVKPSMVRKHFRLMKDAGIDVSFSEFEYAHLDFTFSHREELLSYVMSRLLLVDPDSKQVHRQKSLKLKRKDVHGEEVVMK